A genomic segment from Glycine max cultivar Williams 82 chromosome 1, Glycine_max_v4.0, whole genome shotgun sequence encodes:
- the LOC102662397 gene encoding actin-related protein 4-like isoform X1: MLLAEPSSNSQQQRERTVELMFEKYKAPALFLVKNVVLTSFASGRATSLVVDGLRVHVAYEKLLIRKHKLILLGGEFLTDCLMKSLESKGIMEGDKH; this comes from the exons ATGCTTCTTGCAGAGCCTTCTTCTAACTCTCAACAACAGAGAGAAAG gACAGTAGAGCTTATGTTTGAGAAGTACAAAGCACCTGCATTGTTTTTGGTGAAGAATGTT GTTCTAACTTCTTTTGCATCAGGGCGTGCTACGTCATTAGTTGTTGATGG GTTGAGAGTGCACGTGGCTTatgaaaaacttttaattaggaAGCACAAGTTGATTTTGCTTGGAGGAGAATTTCTTACAGATTGCTTGATGAAAAGCTTGGAAAGCAAGGGTATTATGGAGGGTGACAAACATTAG
- the LOC102662397 gene encoding actin-related protein 4-like isoform X2 has translation MLLAEPSSNSQQQRERTVELMFEKYKAPALFLVKNVLTSFASGRATSLVVDGLRVHVAYEKLLIRKHKLILLGGEFLTDCLMKSLESKGIMEGDKH, from the exons ATGCTTCTTGCAGAGCCTTCTTCTAACTCTCAACAACAGAGAGAAAG gACAGTAGAGCTTATGTTTGAGAAGTACAAAGCACCTGCATTGTTTTTGGTGAAGAAT GTTCTAACTTCTTTTGCATCAGGGCGTGCTACGTCATTAGTTGTTGATGG GTTGAGAGTGCACGTGGCTTatgaaaaacttttaattaggaAGCACAAGTTGATTTTGCTTGGAGGAGAATTTCTTACAGATTGCTTGATGAAAAGCTTGGAAAGCAAGGGTATTATGGAGGGTGACAAACATTAG